One window from the genome of Vespula pensylvanica isolate Volc-1 chromosome 11, ASM1446617v1, whole genome shotgun sequence encodes:
- the LOC122633212 gene encoding cytochrome b-c1 complex subunit 2, mitochondrial: MACSAVRSPILRNSAVRHYATATATQTSAATCLETKLLNNKVIAVSLDNNNPVSQVSVIFRAGPRNETYHTQGISHHLRIAAGLTTCRSSYFGITRNIQQLGGNIIATSDRESIAYTLQVTRNNLDQALQFLEDVATQQVFKPWEISDQLPRLRYELSRIPETTRLLELLHRTAYRSGLGNSLYSPKRQVGKISSESLQHFVNSWFTGSRCAVVATGVPFSKICSFASALNVKSSDACDQPAKYYGGELRKERNSSTASVAVAVESAGLNKEKDVLALAVLQRALGTGPQVKWGSSASPLYKTVSGIAGKQSFAVSAFNAVYSDSGLFGFIICSEPSIAGSITACTYKLLKSLHLSDADINRGKNALKADILYATENDIGLLEILRQQALFKGQVCTAQEIVASVDKINASDVKNVAGKLGSGKPSLAAIGDICSVPNLDELS; encoded by the exons ATGGCTTGTTCTGCCGTACGATCGCCTATTCTACGTAATTCTGcg gtGAGACATTATGCAACTGCCACTGCTACCCAAACTTCTGCCGCAACTTGTCTTGAAaccaaattattaaataataaagttatagCTGTATctcttgataataataatcctgtATCACAAGTTTCTGTTATCTTCAg GGCTGGTCCACGAAATGAAACTTATCACACTCAAGGTATTAGTCATCATTTACGTATTGCAGCTGGTTTGACTACATGTCGTTCCAGTTATTTTGGTATAACCAGGAATATACAGCAACTTGGAGGAAATATAATTGCTACAAGTGATCGTGAAAGTATTGCATATACATTACAAGTTACACGAAATAATTT GGATCAAGCTTTACAATTTTTAGAAGATGTTGCTACACAACAAGTGTTTAAGCCATGGGAAATATCAGATCAATTACCTAGATTACGTTATGAGTTATCAAGAATACCCGAAACCACACGTCTGCTTGAACTTCTGCATAGAACTGCCTATCGTTCAGGTCTTGGCAATTCCTTGTATTCACCAAAGCGACAAGTAGGAAAAATTAGTTCAGAATCT TTACAGCATTTTGTTAATTCATGGTTTACGGGATCAAGATGTGCTGTTGTTGCAACAGGTGTtccattttcgaaaatatgttCATTTGCTTCAGCCTTAAATGTAAAATCAAGCGATGCTTGTGATCAACCTGCAAAATATTATGGTGGAGAACTTCGTAAGGAGCGTAATTCGTCAACTGCCAGTGTAGCAGTAGCTGTAGAATCTGCAGGTttgaataaggaaaaagatgtTTTAGCATTGGCTGTATTACAAAGAGCTTTGGGTACTGGACCACAAGTGAAATGGGGATCGAGCGCAAGTCCCCTTTACAAAACAGTATCTGGTATTGCTGGTAAACAATCATTTGCTGTTTCCGCTTTTAATGCTGTTTACTCTGATTCCGGTTTATTTGGTTTTATAATCTGCAGTGAACCTAGTATTGCTGGATCG ataACAGCATGTACCTATAAATTGTTGAAATCTCTTCATTTGTCAGATGCTGACATTAATCGTGGTAAAAATGCATTGAAGGCTGACATTTTATATGCTACTGAAAATGATATTGGACTTTTAGAAATTCTTCGACAGCAAGCTTTATTTAAGGGTCAAGTTTGTACAGCACAGGAAATTGTTGCAAGTGTAGATAAAATCAATGCATCTGATGTTAAAAAC gTAGCTGGAAAGTTAGGCTCTGGTAAACCATCTCTAGCTGCAATCGGTGATATTTGCAGTGTTCCAAATTTAGATGAATTAAGTTAG